GCGATCCAGGAGACCATCGGCGGGGAGGCGAACCGAAACCTGGCCGCCGAGTGCTACTTCCTGTGGAAGAGGACCCGCCTGCAGCACCTCACCCTGGCCGAGGACACGCGGGGCATGCTCACCGAGCTGCGGAAGGGGGTTCGCCTGCTGCTCTTGACGAACGGCGACAAGCAGACGCAGAGGGAGAAGATCGAAGCGTGCGCCTGTCAGCCCTACTTCGATGCCATCGTTGTGGGAGGagagcagaaagaagagaaaccaGCACCATCCATATTTCATTACTGTTGCGATCTCCTGGGGGTGCAGCCTGCAGAGTGTGTTATGGTTGGTGACTCTCTAGATACAGATATTCAAGGAGGCCTGAATGCTGGCTTGAAAGCAACGGTGTGGTTAAACAAAGCAATGACTACCCCAGGAGATACCTCCCCAGTACCTCATTACATTATTTCTTCCGTTCTGGATCTTCCAGCGGTTTTACAGAAGATGGAGCACAAAGTGAATGCTAAGTTAGGAACTGACCACGTGGCTGGTAGTAACGCAGCACATTGATGGTTCCAGCATACAATCAGAGATGTGCTGAGCTGTTAGGTGACTCATGCATTTTCAACAGATCTGACATCCTAGGATTTTGAACTCATGTATGGTGTGCCTTCTTAGCAGATGGGTGAATAAGAGCACAGTTGTCAGTGAAAACAGAATAGAATCAAAGATTTATTCAAAAGATGCAAGTGAGGTTAACTTAAAACAGTTGCCTGTCTAAATTACTTTGACAGACTGGCTAAAGTCTGTCTGTCTCTGACCTAAGTTACCAGTCTCTTGTTTTTatagtggaaagaaaaatttgAATGTTTTGATCTTTCGTATGCTTTACTGACTTGTAAGTTTACCAGAGGCTTCAGTTCAAACCTTGTTTTCAGTGTGCAAAAGGTGAGAAAAAGGGTGTGGTATAGTCTGGTAAATCTTCCCAATTCATCTGCAGTTTATCTCAGGAACTGGACtgaattttgctgtttctaTAGCCAGAATTTATTGACAGAATTTACATAGCAGACCATTAGAAAATGCTCTACTTTTGATCTTTtttcaaagttttcaagttttagatttttttcagactttGCAGTGACTTTTCTTTTATGGAATCTGTACCTCTTGCCAAAAGTACTTAAATGTACCtttaaattttgcatttatagAGGGGACCATTTATCAGAGAAACTTGATGgataagtttttattttatattactttGGTGCTTATGAAGATATGCAGTATACTTGTAATTCAGATTATGATATTTGTTGGAATGTAATTGATAAAACAGGGATATTTTCACAGTCTTAATGTGTTGTCAGACTCCTTAAAAGCTAATTTTATTGTTCTGTCTGATTTTATTAGTGAATTTTGATCAGACCTTTTTGAGAAACTGTTTTTGCTCTTGCTCAGGTGTAAGACTACTCAGATTCAACTGCAGGATCAGAGCCTTTTTTGACTGTTTTAATGGCAGGTTCAGAGCCTTTTTTTGACTGTTTTAATGGCAGTGCTATACAATCCCTCCTTACTTCAGTTTCTGCATGTATTTCATGTGATTTACTCTGGAGAAAATACCAGCTAGTTGTTTGTGAACAGCTTTCATGATTCTCTTCAAGGAAATTGGAAAATGATGGCGTATGTATTACAGTATGGTATGTAACATATATAATGTATATGTGCTATTTCTGTTAGATGCAGAAGGTCACTCCCTAAAACATTAAGATTTCTTCTTCCCAGATCATTATCTTAataatttaatgtttctgtACTTCATATTCTTTATAATGGAAAAGTATTCACATATTAAATGGAAATGTAAACACTTGCTGGAAAAGCTGTGTATTACAAAACGTATTTGTTAGATACACATTGGGCTGAATATCTGACCATATCTGATCAAATTTTATGTTTTAGAATAAATCCATGACAAATGTTCTGAGAACAGGGATATTGAAGTGCTAGCAGAAGTGTGTCTGGCGAGAAAAGATGCAAGAAAAGATcagcaaaaagcacaaaaacCTACCAGGAAATGTGTGTATAGAAAAAATCCTGTATACAAGAAAGGTTCCTTTGTTTAACTTGACATGAATTTAAGTTAATGCCGTTAAATACTGCATAGGATGACAGATTCAGTGTAGAGGAGGCTATTACTGATCTGAGTTAAATTATGTGGGAAAAAGTCTATGTTGAATCAAAATATCTTCCTCCTACACTGGGGAGTGACAGGGAAAAGGAACCCCTTTCATCTGACTGTCCCTTTAAAAAGGTAAAGCAGTCCAGGTTCCTCATGCTACCTAGGCAAAATGTTTGAGCCTGGGGCACCTTTGAGGAAGTGGGAGTATGCTAACAATGATCCAGTTACACTGATGTAGGAAGCTGCCACGTGTAACCTGAGCCAGTGGGGCTTACTTGACACACCTACTGAAGTAAGAGGCCTAAACTGAGATTTTATTTCCCACTTGGAAGAGCATGAAAACGGTCACTGGTTTAGTGAGTGAGCAAAGCATTGCAAACAATGTTCAATAGAGATGATTGAGCCAATGAGGAAGAATGTGTGAAAATAGAAAGGTCTCTAAAAGGTTAGATGGATCCCTGTAATGATAATGTATTTGAAGTAACTTGTTTTAACTACTGTCTGATAGAAAAACAATAACTTCACTTACAACAGCATCCAAAAAGACCTGCATTTTTTGCCCAGCATCAGGGCAATAGAACCTGGGTCAGAATAAGGTTTCTGATACAGCTgagatttaaaataacaaatggtAGTAATTCACAATTCTGTCTGTGGGCTTGGTATGTGCCAGATTACCATTCTTTAATATACATTGAGGCTTGTATTCTCTTGCCACTGCATCATTGTGAAATGTGAAATGGGATGCTGAGCCTGCTTAGTATATAAAGGGTCTCTTGTTTTAGAAGAGACTGCTCTTTGTCTTGCACTTGGGCAGCCGTCTTCTTAAATCCATGAATCTACAACAAACTACTGTAACTGCACACTCAGGTGATAACGTGGTCTGTGGAGACCACAGTCAAGTACATTTTTTCCATTGCTGAGTACTGTACCAGGCTGGATGTGACTGCAACAGTGTTTACTATGGTTCtataaaacaagaagaaacaataGAAGCAGGAACAAATCAATAAAACTGTCAATATTCAGTTCCAGTTAAGTTCTGGTTTTGCTTAGTGTTATGCTTTATTAGCTGTCTAGTTTAAATTATATTGCCAAAACACactaaataaaaaggaaaaagaaattccatctatattttattgtatttttttagaTAAATACTGCCTCCTGAGGGTAATTTACAGTAACTTTGACTTTAGTGAAACTATAGTTTAATACcaactgtattttaattcttgattttaaaataactcaTGTACTAGTgtaataaaagtattttgtttataaaacatttctttaaaatctgtattactGTGGATAACTATATTTGTGACAAGGTTTACAACAAAGGGCAAGAAtcctgtttgtttggtttttaaaatagcaaagaatTAGGCTTCAGAACCTGTCACATGGCTGTATTTTCCATCACTTCTAACAGAGGCAGGAATGTAATTAGTATTTGTGAGGCTTCTTGGCCTGACTGTGTATATTGAATTCGTAACTGCAGTTCATTGCTAACTGGACCAGATTAGCCATGCTGAATGCCAGCTCAGAAATGCATGCACATACTGCTGTTTGGgcactggctgctgcagcagcccaagAACAGACTGCAGAGCAGATAGGATAGGTAAATACTGTAATCTGATGTCCAGGGGGCTCATTTCAGCAGATGACAGGTGCATATCTGAGCTTCACTACACTCACCTCTGTGTGACTTAGGGGTGGGGAGAGCAGAAGGTTGCTTCCCTCATGGTGCTCTTGGctgcagaaaaggaagctgTTCCCTGATCATTTTCCAGTGGGTAATGGAACAAATAGTCCATCTCCTGGACTTGTGAAGATAGATTGAGAGAGGTGGAAAGATTCTTAAAGGTACTCTAGATGAGGGTAGGATGTTAAACTGAATAAATGAGGGCTTGGCCTCTTGTGTACACTGGGCTGTGCCAGGTAGCCGAAGTATCACAGATCTGCACAGCATCCCTTCTTGTTGAGGAAGCTTTGCATGTGTAAGGCATTAAGCTGGACAGTGACAGCCTTAGAAGTGAGGACATTTTCTTATATGCTTGAAAAAGCCTAGCACAAAGTTAGAGTTCTTAGTAGTGGCCCAAATGTTTTATACTGTAGATAAGTACCTTTCATTAGAACAGTAAGTTAATGCAAAGTGATGAGATGTTTGGATTGGGTAACAGCTAAAGGTTAAATTgtctaaaatacagaaaatggaCAATTTCCTATGCCCAAGCTAACCTGAACCagttctttttgtgttttcctctgaAGCTTCTGTCACTTGACAACACCAATAATGACCTTTGAACTAAATTGGAGTAGTCTGATCTATCACAGGAGTTTCTCCTGTTCACATATgtagtgattatttttttttcatcttttgctCTAAAATGTGGGGATTTTTACTCCCAGGTTATCTTGatgcttttaaatgaaatttaaaaccTACCTTAATCCTATACTAATAAACCTCATCATCTGGAAATCATTTGAACATACTGAGAAGTGCAACAAATAGAAACACAATGTATCTCTGCTGTATGTAGTGGTATACTGTTCTTTTTTGCATAGCTTTTACTATCAGCCTTGCAGTGGGATTGTCTCCATTATAGCTCACTTTCTAGAACATGTTGTGCACATACAAGAGACATAACAATGCAGAGATGATGTCAGCTGTGTCTAAAGCAAAACCTGCAACTTTCTGCCTATGTTGCAAGGGACCTAAATACAGAGAATCACGTTGCGTGCTCCATATAGTGTATTTTGACCTTTTATTCCACCTACTGAAAACAAGCTTGCATGAGAGGCTTCTGCTAAACAGCCCTCACATGCCACGAAAATTCTAAATTAAATGATGGTGCTAATATATGTGAAATTTCAGTCCTTTAGAATTGCAAGTAATGTCTCTCAGCACCTAACCAAAGATGGATGATAACTCTGCATAAGGTGCAGCTTAACACAGGAAAATGATTCCATTAACATCAGTGGAACTTCACAAGGTTTAAGTAAGATTTGTACAATCATTTCTGTAAAACCACCTGCGTGTGACTTCTGCCTTCCACTTCTCCCTCAGCTAACTGATCtttatcatagaatcgtagaatcataaaatagttagggttggaaaggaccttaagatcacctagttccaacccccctgtcatgagcagtgacacctcacactaaaccatgtcacccaaggcttcattcaacctggccttcaacaccaccagggatggagcagtcacttTCTTCAGCAACATTTTAGGGCTTTATGAATCACAGATATCTAGCATTTGGGAGGAAATCTGCAGAagactgaagtaaaaataatggGAGACAAACAGCTTTTGTAGCAAGATCATGTTAAGTACATAGATTTAGTACCAGCTCCTTGACAGTTGTGTGCTGCAAGCATGTGTTtgggttgtgtttgttttaaatggctTTCCTTCAAAGAACTTCCATTCATATCACACAGactagacaaaaaaaacccaaacccaacaaaatgtAAAACAGGAGGGTGAAGGAAGTGGGGGGGAAGCCTCCAAACAGAATCCTTTGTTAGTCACCTGTAGGTATCAAGGTTTGTAAGGCAAGTGTAAAATACCAAATCTGAGATACTTTTCTTCcaagtttaaaaataagtgtTGATGATTAGTTGACTTAAGTGAATGTTGTGAGGAAAATGAAGCACTACTCATTACTTGAGCAGTTTCCCAGTGTTTGTTCAGTCTGTTCATCAATGGCTGCCATCATTTCTCTGTTAACTGTGTTCGAGAACAACTTTGTCACAGAGAGAAAGAATCCAACTTCTTTGTATTTTGGAAATAACATTACTAGGCAACAAGGAAGAAACACTGAATGTAGTTCCAACTACATATTAATATagatcttatttattttataaataatgaatttaaaaatatttatgttgtgttcttttttgtatattcctggaaatgtttgttttgctaCACCATTGATAGTGCAAAAATACAAGTCCAGGAAGGTACAGAGATGTATCTGAGTATATAGGACTGTGGTCATCTAAGAGCTATGCTTTAGATCAAGAATTTAAGTTCCCAGTGATTGTAGGAAGTCACTTAGAATAGATATGGCTCTATTTcctcagaaacaaagaaagtgGAAATCATAAAGATGAAGTGGAaagcatttctcttcctttccagtcAAAACCCATCCTGGCAAGCATGAGCAAGTTTTTGTTTACTTGTGTTGCTGAGTCTGCTCAATGGTCTGCATTCAGGCAGATGGGGGAAGACCATTTTCCCAAGCAGTGATCAGTGTAACAGAAAGATCTAACTTGAAGTAAAACCATTATATGTCAAAATACATCAACTgctcaaatatatattttattagttCTTTGGCTACACAAACCTTCAGACTCTCAGTGAAGTATTCTCTTTTATTTGTTCCATGAATTAGACCAAGTATCTTCAAAGTTACCATGCTGTTTCCATCAGAGCACAAGTGTGTTGCAGGTCTGTCTGTCTGACAAAGTCAGGCTCAACTGTTCTTATTTGTGCTACTGGTTGGGTGGTATCTGCTGTTACTGGGGTGGCCTGTTAAATCTCACTGGGGTTAGGATTTATCAGGAAGTCTGCAGTGGATGGACTGACAGCCTTTGTTTTCCAAACTGTTGATGCCTTccattgtgttttgtttcagacaTTTAAATGAGAAGGGTCCTGAATATTCTAAGtccttttttaactttcaggaagaaaatgcatGAATGACACAAATggcttgtttatttttctttccataaatgTAACTTGGTAAAAATACTTTATTGCTTCCGTCCCTGttgtctgaaaatattttaaaaggtactTAATGTCTAAACTACTTTCATACATTTGTTATCTTTGTCCTGTTACTTTGTGAAACATTATATGCCTGTTTTTAaaactgctactgctgcagTCACAGGTTCATCTTCAGACTGTATTTCTATGCTGtacctaaaaatgaaaaaaagcccCTACCTTAGAGATATTTTACTTTGTTATGAATCTACCTAGTTAACAATTCTTTTTTGTTCTACTTTGAATACTGTGCTCCCTGTTAGATGATGTTCTGTCCACCCAAACCActtcccatttgtttttctcattgctGTAGTGTAGCAGCGTTTCTGCGTATTTGCAGGGTGAGCAACATGTAATAGATGTATGTAAAATGCAGACAAAACCCCCTCTTGGCTTCTAATAGCCTCTGTGATAGGATTTGCGTTCACAGCATTTTACAGGACCTGGCAGTATTTAGGTTGACTTACGAGCCTCTTTTGCAGCTTATATTCTCTCATCAGTGAGTGATAAGCAAAGATGCTTTTGAATACTGCATGGTAATTTCATAATATACTGCAAGGGACATATATAATTGGCCTGGATTCTCCATTTTAGTGCCACAGTAGTGCTGTTCAGGTATCAACAGGTTTATCCTGgcataaaacattttaaggatattaaaaaataagccTCACGATTTTTCTACTCctattttctgttacaaaggACGAGTGCTGTATTTAGGATTGCATACACTTGCCCTATAATGGGATTTGAGTAAgaaatggctttttatttttctgtattgctgAGCTCTAAAAGCCATGCCCTTGAGGAATCAGAGTGCTGCTAATAAGCTATCATTTCcatattaaaatatgcaaatgtattttaGGATAATTTAGGGGTGGCTAATTTTGAAGagtagaaagagaaaattaaagttgAAAATAGGACCGTTTCTTGATTACAAGGCGTTGCTGCCTGGAGAAGGGTTGAAAAGAAACTCCTATCATTTGGGTATTTAAAACTACACACAGTTTATTACACTCAGTGTTGCCCATCTGAGTTTCTTAAAATACCATCGGTATTTTTATATAATAcgaatttttaaagaaatcaatgGAAATAGTGCAATTAGGCTGCTGGAGACTTCATTTTGTGTTGTCTCAGCAGGGGGCACTAGAGGCTTGTTAGTTGTACATACTAGCAcagattttggtttggttggttggtttagTTTAGGggttttgttagttttgttttttctcttttgggggggtgtttgttttggttttgttcctccctccccttcttatttttttccatcactgttttaaaaacaaaacgTACCTGATACCCATAAATGaactgccctgggttcagcagtaacagtcatttttctccttcctagtagctggtgcagtgctgtggttttgtcttTCGGcttgggaacagagctgataacaccgatgtttttagttgctgctcagatTTTTAGACTGGCCataggactttctgagtctcatactctgccagggaggaggggaaactgcaaggaagcagagacaggacacctgatccaaactagctgaagaggtattccataccacagcatgtcatgcctgggAGGTAACTTGgtgttacccagaagggcatTCTCTGCTCTCGGGCTTGTTTCGGCGtgtggtatcgtattctcttcccttgttatatcccttatcattattattattggtggtagcagtagtggtttgtgttataccttagttactgaactgttcttatctcaacttgtgggaattacattcttttgattctcctccccattcctccgggggggtggggatgggggggtgggggtggtggaCTGCGTGGACGACTTGTTGACAggctttaaaccacgacatgagCTCAGAACACTCTTCATTTCACACTACCCTCCAGACACCACAAATTATGAGATCCTATTTTACTAGGCACTTTAAACAAAGATGGCAAAATAGCCCTCTTAGAAAAGGTTTTGATCAAGGTGGATAAgtattatcattattttaaatatgaggATCTGTGGCATATTTTACAAACTGCACAACAGTTGAAAAAGAGCATGACTGAGAGGATCAGCAACAAGTTTGTCATAACATCATGGTTGCAAATAAAATGTAGCCTTCTAAGGTACCTGTGCATTGTGCCTGATATTAATTTGATTTACACCATGCAGGTATTGGATTTGTTTAAGAAAAAGGAACTTTTCCCCTGCAGTTGGCAGGAAAATGATGTGGCATTTTTATGATTTCAGAATTCTCCTAGTGACCTCTTTTTATAATCAGACAACACACTAGCACTTTATTTCTATTACCTCATGCACAGGATTGCTGCTACATTGTATTTTTCTGACTCTTGAGTGTTCTTGGCTGCATCCTCAGGCCAGCAGTTGAGGCCACGGTTCTAAGCTCAGCACCTCCGTTCCCATTTGGGCACCTGAAAACATGTGCTGATTTTCATTCAGAAACCCAGTGACACTGTGTTTGGAGTCTCCCTCCAGCTACTGACCGGAATTTTGGCTCTCGGTGATGGCTTTAGGTCGCCACACGGTGAACGAAGGCCGGCAGGAATCTCTGCTGCGTTTTTCCTCCATGTACAGCAGGTGGCAGTTGAGGATCGATTTTCAGCGGAACCAGCCCACAGGCCACAACCACCCTGTAGCCTGTCAAAGTGTACTTCCACCCAGCAATCATATTCACCTTAAAAGAGTAGAAAAGCTGACTAATACTTGCAGTGTGCTTCTGCATTTTGGAAACTTATACCACAATGTTTAGGGCTTGCCCGCTGCATTTTACATAGTACGCATTTGGCACTCATCAGACAGAGGTGTGGAGGCAGGATGGCTGCCCATCCCGCATGTTGTGGTCCTCTGTGTTTGCTGCAATTGAGCCATCTGCAGCTCCAGGGCTTCCAGATCACCAGCATCACagctgcatctgctgctgctgctccagtcAGGAGCAAAACGTATAAAATTCCGCACATTTTGTGCTGACAGAATGTGTAAGATGACAAAGAGAACACACCCAGAGAGATAAAGGGTGCTCCCACTGTGAGGTACAGAAAAACTGCTGTCTCCATCTCAGCAGAGATGGAATGAGCTCAGAAAACCAGAGTGACTGGCTGACAGTTCCACAGCAAGCCTGGGGTGGAGACAGAGCTCATAACCAGATACATCTGGCCTTGGCCATTGAACATGAAGCAAGGCCTCCTGTGAAGCTGTCTGAGGTCCAGGACAACAGCATAGTGGCAGGGTCTGtccatgaaatgaaaataaacagtgcAGCATTGGAGTGGTTCACAATGTTCATTTGCACTCAGCAACTCTTCTCACCTGAGAGCACAGATGTGTTGGAGAAGTACACTATAGGGAACCAGCTCTGACAAATAATTGTGAATTACAGTATATACTCAGAAACCCCCATTTCTGCACTGGCTGCCTGTCTTCTGCTGAAAGTGCCTGGAACACTTTGGGGCTTTCTCAATAGGCCTAGTTAGTCTTTGTccaaagacacagaaaatgctttACACAATCCCCAAGATCTTTCCTTGAGAAGCTTAGAAGGCAGGATGCTGCATTGCCCAAGTGACTGCCTGTATGAGACACACCCCAAATGTGGGGAATGCAGTGATTTTAAAGGATCTTTGTGCCTTACCCAGGTCAGAATAACACAAAATACCAAAACTTTGATGCTAAACGTGGAAGAATTGGTGTAAATGGCCACAGCAGCTTTGACCACTGAGGTTGTAAAAGTCTGCCACAAGACTGACTAGGAATCATGTGCCTCATACCATATTTGCTAAAGGATGCAAAGGtgcatccttttccttttccttttttcttcttctccttttcctttgcttttttccctttccttctccttctcattttttttactgtttccatttccttttctgttttctgcccATCCAGTTCCTCCTTCTTGTTTCATCCACTTTTCAGGATGTGTTTATTAAGCTCCCTTCGGTGAACAGTCTTACTACAAGTTTTTAGAGTGCCTAGCAAAACAAAGCCCAGGAGACTGGCTGGTGCATCAATACCCAAAGTTAGCACAGATAACAACTGTTTTGTTCTAACAATTAATGTTTCTTCATTACGCAATGAAAGCAAGACGTCCTGAAAGCTTCAGTGCTTTTCCACGCGTTGAAGACAGAAATTTTAGAAGGTAAAAGGGCCAAAATCCAACATGCCTGCAGATTTCCACAGGTCATATCAGAGAAATAACTGATTTGTCCTGTTCTTACTTGCTGCTCTTTGGCTCAGAGTCCTGTTATGCTTTTAGTGGTGTGGATAGAGAAGAATTCTGTTAAGAGTATGAGCATCTATGACTAAGGTAAGTGGTGGAAAAGTCTGACCTACTGCTTGTGAAGTAGCTGCTATCACATGTCCCTGCCATACATTTTATCTTACGACTGTTCCCTCTCTGTCATGAAGCAAACCAGGGGTGATTTTGTCTCCTACAGATCAAAGTCAGTGGGAATTCCCTTtgagcaaaagcagcagctgttacCTGCAAGAGGCTGAGGGATCATGTTTACCTGGAATTTCCCAAGGCAAAGCCCATAGCTGCTGGCAGATATTTGTCAGCGTGTGGCAGTCTAgcatgcagaaaacaaacatggtATGTAGAGCAGTGAGCACTTAACCTGACCACTGCTGGGAGGAAAGTGGAGAAATCATGGGCAGTGCCATCCCAGGATCTCTACAGATGAGCACAAGGCAAGTAGATATTACATCAATACCAGGAAATAAGGACATCCTACAGCATGTTGTGACTGCCAAAGTATAAATGGCTCAGAAAGATTAAACCGATTTGCGGAGGATACATCCAAAAGAACATCCTGAACAGAATGGTCTGGATATGGGTTATGCCTGTGGAAGTCTCTTAACACACCAATGGCCAGAAGCTAGAGCTGCTCACCAGGGAAAGAAGCAGCCAAGAAGACACTTTACTGCCTATTCTCCTCCTCAGTCACCTACTGCATGCCACCCCTGCAAACAGCACACTAGAGTGACTCACTGAGCTGGCCCCAGACAATGTTCTCATACAATATTTTAACCCCCAAAATCTCAAGAAAACATCCCCAGAATTAAGATTAGTCTTATATACTTTGCATATAGACTGTCTCTCTCATTTAGAAAAGATTATGATATGAGCTTCATGCATCttacaaacaaaaagagaaaaaatatgcaGGTATTTCAGATACACTCACTGTGACTGCTGGCACCTACCACCTTCATTACCTCCCAGCTTCCAACTAACCCTTGGAGGAAAGTGCTTCAAATACACCTTTGGGACCTGTTTAATTTGTCCTGCACATGAAATCTCCATAATAGTTATTTGAAATATCCTGTGGAATTATGTGGTGCAAAGAAAATACCTGACATAAGTCATATGGAAAGAAATATCTCACCCTTACCTTTCCACAAAACTGTAATGCACATCCCtaatttagaataaaatataGCCTTTCACTTCTCTGTGCAAGGATAGTTCCATCAGCTGGTACTTACTGTTACAAATATCCCCACTGCTCTCTGTATATTCTTGTAAGTGATGTTTGTTAAGTTTAATATGTTTCCAGGGATGCAACAtttaccacctctctgggcaacttgttcccGTGTTTCACCACTCTCACtgtaaaaatttcttccttagatttAGTTcaaatctcccttcttttagtttaaaatcattagtccttttctttttgcaacaGGCTCTGCTAAAAAGTGTGCCCCTCTCCTCTTACAGACCTTTTTTCTTATGGATCTACTTCTTAAATgctgaaaggctgcagtaagGTCTCTTTGCAGCAGGTGTATGACATACATAACATACAAGGTATTGCTTATGATCAGACtcagaaataagatttttttttttgctttcaaagaatATATTTCTATAAGTAGACACTAATAATTTACCTCTCTAAATATGACAGTACTGGAATTTACAGCTTTTGATGt
This window of the Melopsittacus undulatus isolate bMelUnd1 chromosome 3, bMelUnd1.mat.Z, whole genome shotgun sequence genome carries:
- the NANP gene encoding N-acylneuraminate-9-phosphatase encodes the protein MGVHGVKAVFFDLDNTLVDTAAAGRRAIEEVINALQSKHHYGEEEARVICDKVQAKLLKECHDPAKMCITDLRISHWEEAIQETIGGEANRNLAAECYFLWKRTRLQHLTLAEDTRGMLTELRKGVRLLLLTNGDKQTQREKIEACACQPYFDAIVVGGEQKEEKPAPSIFHYCCDLLGVQPAECVMVGDSLDTDIQGGLNAGLKATVWLNKAMTTPGDTSPVPHYIISSVLDLPAVLQKMEHKVNAKLGTDHVAGSNAAH